From a region of the Castor canadensis chromosome 7, mCasCan1.hap1v2, whole genome shotgun sequence genome:
- the Paox gene encoding peroxisomal N(1)-acetyl-spermine/spermidine oxidase isoform X2: MGAHWIHGPSQGNPVFQLAAEFGLLGEKELSEENQLVETGGHVGLPSSSCTSSGRSVSLELVAEMGSLFYGLIDQTREFLHATETPVPSVGEYLKKEISQQVASWTEDEETKKLKLAVLNAFFNVECCVSGTHSMDLVALAPFGEYTVLPGLDCTFSGGYQGLTDQIMASLPKDVMVFKKPVKTIHWNGSFHEAAFPGETFPVLVECEDGSRLPAHHVIVTVPLGFLKEHQETFFEPPLPTEKAEAIRKMGFGTNNKVFLEFEKPFWEPDCQLIQVVWEGASPLQDTAPALQDTWFKKLIGFLVLPAFKSVHVLCGFIAGLESEFMETLSDEEVLLSLTQVLRKVTGNPQLPAPKSVLRSCWHSAPYTRGSYSYVAVGSTGADIDLLAQPLPLDSTSAQLQILFAGEATHRTFYSTTHGALLSGWREADRLISHWDPQAQQPRPRL, translated from the exons ATGGGCGCACACTGGATCCATGGGCCCTCCCAGGGCAACCCTGTCTTCCAACTGGCTGCTGAGTTTGGGCTCCTGGGGGAGAAGGAGTTGTCTGAGGAGAACCAGCTGGTGGAGACAGGGGGGCATGTGGGCCTGCCCTCCTCGTCCTGCACCAGCTCTGGGAGAAGTGTGAGCCTGGAACTGGTGGCAGAGATGGGCAGTCTGTTCTATGGGCTGATAGACCAGACCCGAGAGTTCCTGCATGCGACTGAGACTCCGGTGCCCAGCGTTGGGGAGTACCTCAAGAAAGAGATCAGCCAGCAGGTGGCCAGCTGGACAGAGGACGAGGAGACCAAGAAGCTCAAGTTGGCTGTCCTGAATGCCTTCTTCAATGTGGAGTGCTGTGTGAGCGGCACCCACAGCATGGACCTGGTGGCCCTTGCACCCTTTGGGGAGTACACCGTGCTGCCAGGGCTGGACTGCACCTTCTCTGG GGGCTACCAAGGACTCACCGACCAAATAATGGCCTCCTTGCCCAAGGATGTGatggtttttaagaagcctgtgAAGACCATCCACTGGAACGGGTCCTTCCATGAGGCAGCGTTTCCTGGGGAGACCTTCCCTGTGTTGGTGGAGTGTGAGGATGGGTCCCGCCTCCCAGCCCATCATGTCATCGTCACTGTGCCCTTAG GCTTTCTTAAAGAACATCAGGAGACCTTCTttgagccaccactgcccactGAGAAGGCAGAAGCAATCAGGAAGATGGGCTTTGGGACCAACAACAAAGTCTTCCTGGAGTTTGAGAAGCCCTTCTGGGAGCCAGACTGCCAGCTCATCCAGGTTGTGTGGGAGGGCGCGTCACCTCTGCAGGACACGGCCCCTGCACTGCAGGACACCTGGTTCAAGAAGCTCATTGGCTTTTTGGTCCTGCCTGCCTTCAA GTCTGTGCATGTGCTCTGCGGGTTCATTGCTGGGCTTGAGTCTGAGTTTATGGAGACTCTATCTGATGAAGAAGTGCTTCTGTCTCTAACCCAGGTGCTCCGGAAAGTGACAG GAAACCCACAGCTGCCTGCACCCAAGAGTGTGCTGAGGTCTTGCTGGCACAGCGCCCCATACACCCGTGGTTCCTACAGCTATGTGGCGGTGGGCAGCACTGGTGCTGACATAGACCTGCTGGCCCAGCCCCTCCCGCTGGACAGCACCAGCGCCCAG CTCCAGATACTGTTTGCCGGAGAAGCCACACATCGGACATTTTACTCCACAACGCATGGGGCCCTGCTGTCCGGCTGGAGGGAGGCTGACCGCCTCATCAGTCACTGGGACCCACAGGCACAGCAGCCCCGGCCCAGGCTCTGA
- the Paox gene encoding peroxisomal N(1)-acetyl-spermine/spermidine oxidase isoform X1 → MASGGGRMEIPGGPRVLVVGGGIAGLGAAQRLCRHPAARYLRILEATARAGGRIRSERSFGGVVEMGAHWIHGPSQGNPVFQLAAEFGLLGEKELSEENQLVETGGHVGLPSSSCTSSGRSVSLELVAEMGSLFYGLIDQTREFLHATETPVPSVGEYLKKEISQQVASWTEDEETKKLKLAVLNAFFNVECCVSGTHSMDLVALAPFGEYTVLPGLDCTFSGGYQGLTDQIMASLPKDVMVFKKPVKTIHWNGSFHEAAFPGETFPVLVECEDGSRLPAHHVIVTVPLGFLKEHQETFFEPPLPTEKAEAIRKMGFGTNNKVFLEFEKPFWEPDCQLIQVVWEGASPLQDTAPALQDTWFKKLIGFLVLPAFKSVHVLCGFIAGLESEFMETLSDEEVLLSLTQVLRKVTGNPQLPAPKSVLRSCWHSAPYTRGSYSYVAVGSTGADIDLLAQPLPLDSTSAQLQILFAGEATHRTFYSTTHGALLSGWREADRLISHWDPQAQQPRPRL, encoded by the exons ATGGCGTCAGGAGGCGGCCGCATGGAGATCCCTGGCGGCCCGCGGGTGCTGGTGGTGGGCGGTGGCATCGCGGGGCTGGGCGCGGCGCAGAGGCTCTGCCGCCATCCGGCCGCCCGGTATCTACGGATCCTGGAGGCCACGGCCCGCGCCGGGGGCCGCATCCGCTCGGAGCGCAGCTTCG GTGGCGTGGTGGAGATGGGCGCACACTGGATCCATGGGCCCTCCCAGGGCAACCCTGTCTTCCAACTGGCTGCTGAGTTTGGGCTCCTGGGGGAGAAGGAGTTGTCTGAGGAGAACCAGCTGGTGGAGACAGGGGGGCATGTGGGCCTGCCCTCCTCGTCCTGCACCAGCTCTGGGAGAAGTGTGAGCCTGGAACTGGTGGCAGAGATGGGCAGTCTGTTCTATGGGCTGATAGACCAGACCCGAGAGTTCCTGCATGCGACTGAGACTCCGGTGCCCAGCGTTGGGGAGTACCTCAAGAAAGAGATCAGCCAGCAGGTGGCCAGCTGGACAGAGGACGAGGAGACCAAGAAGCTCAAGTTGGCTGTCCTGAATGCCTTCTTCAATGTGGAGTGCTGTGTGAGCGGCACCCACAGCATGGACCTGGTGGCCCTTGCACCCTTTGGGGAGTACACCGTGCTGCCAGGGCTGGACTGCACCTTCTCTGG GGGCTACCAAGGACTCACCGACCAAATAATGGCCTCCTTGCCCAAGGATGTGatggtttttaagaagcctgtgAAGACCATCCACTGGAACGGGTCCTTCCATGAGGCAGCGTTTCCTGGGGAGACCTTCCCTGTGTTGGTGGAGTGTGAGGATGGGTCCCGCCTCCCAGCCCATCATGTCATCGTCACTGTGCCCTTAG GCTTTCTTAAAGAACATCAGGAGACCTTCTttgagccaccactgcccactGAGAAGGCAGAAGCAATCAGGAAGATGGGCTTTGGGACCAACAACAAAGTCTTCCTGGAGTTTGAGAAGCCCTTCTGGGAGCCAGACTGCCAGCTCATCCAGGTTGTGTGGGAGGGCGCGTCACCTCTGCAGGACACGGCCCCTGCACTGCAGGACACCTGGTTCAAGAAGCTCATTGGCTTTTTGGTCCTGCCTGCCTTCAA GTCTGTGCATGTGCTCTGCGGGTTCATTGCTGGGCTTGAGTCTGAGTTTATGGAGACTCTATCTGATGAAGAAGTGCTTCTGTCTCTAACCCAGGTGCTCCGGAAAGTGACAG GAAACCCACAGCTGCCTGCACCCAAGAGTGTGCTGAGGTCTTGCTGGCACAGCGCCCCATACACCCGTGGTTCCTACAGCTATGTGGCGGTGGGCAGCACTGGTGCTGACATAGACCTGCTGGCCCAGCCCCTCCCGCTGGACAGCACCAGCGCCCAG CTCCAGATACTGTTTGCCGGAGAAGCCACACATCGGACATTTTACTCCACAACGCATGGGGCCCTGCTGTCCGGCTGGAGGGAGGCTGACCGCCTCATCAGTCACTGGGACCCACAGGCACAGCAGCCCCGGCCCAGGCTCTGA